The genomic interval CTACAAAGCGAGAGACCGCACTGACAAAATAGCAACGCGAGCGACTCGCCGCCGCGTCTGTGACCTTGAGTTTGATGGAGCTTTCAAAGGAGCATGGCCTTCCGTGGTCCACCCACCTTATTTTATATgtgcaaaataattaattttcaatatcttTTCTTTCTTCATATTTTAGAATGTGTgtagaaaatattcatttttaatacttcataattattatcttttttcttTGCACGTTATTCTTTCTTTGTCAAtccgagttttttttttttgcgattTACTTtccataatataaattttttcattattatttattattttatcggtGGCCAGCCGGTGCACGCGTCACAGGCTAGCGCGCGCACACCGACTGGCAGGGTCGCCATGTAATGTCGGGATAAATGAAACGACTGCTCTGTCCCAGTTTCTGCTTTATTCTGTTATAAGTTACGTACAACAGGCGAAGCCCGTAGGCTACTACATCACACCCTAGAAGGTCATCAAGCCTTTCATCGGCATTCAAAAGCGTAGTATCGAAATTAGCCTGGGCCAGGGTTTTTTAGCCAGGTGGTTTGGCTAGTGTTTCGACGGCGTTGGCCCGCTGCACACTTGCCTCGCCGACGAGGAGAGAAACTGGTGAGTAGCATCAGTTACTGGGTCGAGACCGTTGGGAGTTTTGACTCAGTGTCGGGTTTTTAGCGAACTATATACATAGTTGAAGAATTGGTACTGAAATACGTTGTATCCCTTATTCTCACCCAAATACCCCGTTCTTCGCCCGCCCGAACCATGCTTTGTACTTAATCTTATTGGTAATCTGAATTTCACGATCTCAAACACAATCCGCTATGATGGCCCTcacctaatattttattttatttttattttttatttattttatttaaggacCACTAGTAGCTACTATATGTTTTTatgacaaatgtaaaacaattaagtgaaaataGCTAACATGTGAAGCTTTTTAAAGTAGCcacaacaattacaatatttgttttaaaaatacattaacacaTAATTATAGCAACATGAGtagaaagattaaaaaaaaaagtcaaaattgataaaaattaaagaccataaaaaataaacatcattgATATTTCCCGTTTTTCCCAAGTCTTGAACGGATACGTTTCTGATTTGGTTATAGTGGTGTAGCAGTGACTTATCTCTATTTCCTCCATTAAGTAATGGAAAGCCCTTCGCGCTTCTTAGATTcagttgttatatatatataaatgtatataattttttttgtttcaattgaaTATAGCCATGTTTTGGTTTAGCTCTTCTTTGGCTTTTCTGGTCTTTAGTACGTtatctttattgtattgtaatctgaatTTGATGTGCCTGAGTCTTTCGATGATGTCGATGAATTTCTCACATCGCTAGAAGTTGCCACAGAGTTGTTAAATATAGCCTGACAGAATTACCTACGGCTTTAAAGTTTTCTCGACAGCCTTATTAAGAGTGTTAATTTCACATCTCATTTTGTACACTGAACTTTCCATAGAAGGTTATCAAGCCTGTCATCGGCATTCAAAATCCTAGAATCGAAATTAGCCTGGGCCAGGGTTTTTTACGAGGGGTGATccaaaagtaatgataatcgaTAATAAACAATgtgaataatgttattaaaaaaaaatatttttcaacatagtctcctaagagtcgagatggcccagtggtaagaacgcgtgcaccttaaccgatgattgcgggttcaaacccaggcaagaaccgctgattcatgtgcttaatttatctatatatttcattcgtgctcagcggtgaaggaaaatatcgtgaggaaacctgcatgtgacaaatttcatagaaattctgccacatgtgtattccaccaacccgcattggaacagcgtggtggagtatgttccaaaccttctcctcaaagggagaggaggcctttagcccagcagtgggaattcacaggctcttgttgttgtttgttgtatagtCTCCTAATAAGTCAATACACTTGGTCCATCTTTTTTCTAAACCAagaattcctttaaaaaaaaatctttactctGACTCTCCAAAAATTTTTTAACTGAAGCCATCACTTCGCTGTTGTCTTCAAATTTCTTGCCTCGAAGGTGTTCTTTGAGCCGAGGAAAGAGATCGAAGTCACTGGGGTCCAAATCTGGGGAATAGGGTGGGTGTTCGAGTATTTCGAACCCGGATTCTTGGATGGCAGTTATCGCAACTGCGACTTTGTGAGACGGAGCGTTGTCTTGATGGAACAACACACCTGCTCGCAGTTTGCCCCGTCTTTTTTGTTTGATGGCCTCCCGTAATCTTCTTATTTGGTCTGCATTATAAGAGCCCGTAATAGTGGCCTTTTCCAAGGACTCCACCATAATAATTCCTTCAGCGTCCCAAAAAACAGACACCATAACCTTCCCCGCTGAACTCGACACTTTGAATTTCTTAGGCGTCGGTAATGAGGCTCGCTTCCATGTCATAGACTGCTGCTTGGTTTCAGGATCGAAGTGTGGATCCAGGTCTCGTCCATAGTCACAAAACGTAACAAAGAAATGTCTTTATCGCATTGAAACTTCTCGAGATTCGCCCTAGAAATGTGTCGTTTATTGTAAAAGTGAATTATCTAcatattaattagtattgaGAGAGAGATCAAGCATGTCTTTCTTCTTTGCGTTGGTCACTGGTCTTCGTGATGTATAAAGTGGGTCTTGTCGAATATTGTACAAGTAGGGCTATCgtccttgtttatttttatgcaaattcACTTTATAAAAGGGGATGTCGGGAttcaatgtttctttaaattgaaattctaaAGGATTATTTCTTCAAATCTTAGCCATCTAATATTAAGCCAGTTGAACTTGTAGCcacaagttgttttttttttctattagtaATAGCTTTTCTAGGGCAGCAGTGCTATAAAATCCAGGATTTTTCATTTCTGTAACAACAAAGTAAGGTTCCTTGCGTTttgctgtttttattatttcgatccACTGGTTTGGGCCATGAATTTGTCCATAACGGCGGCTAGCACTTTCTATTATTCGAAATTCTCCGTCTTTGGGAAGGTATGAATGTCCTGAAACCAAAAACTTGTGGTCTATCGTGTCAATATTAGTATCAGAATCTTGTACAAGTTTTAAAAGAGAAAGGGTTGTCTTGATGTTCCTATTTTGTCCTGTACAAGAATCTGAATACATTATAAAGTGCTTATGTAGTGCCGCAtgactttttaaatgtttagtcAGACATACAGCAATATTTTGAGAACCTCTCCCACCTTCAACTTCATCCCAGACATTCATGTatgctgtattattattaaaacaatgtattccaaaattgtataaataaagatttattttatagtatgcTACTGAGGTACTTAATTTCGGGTAGGCTAAAgctttctgtaaataaaaagtaagaatGTATGCTTCATCAACTTTTTTAGAATCTATCTGAAGGTTTTCTCTAGCTGATTCTGCTTTTCGTTGATGAAGTTCTATTTAAACCTTAAACtgtttcttaatattttcatcATCGGTTCcttgtattttcaaatttaagtcGTCACAAGTCTTGCATGTGTCTTGTCGCGGTGTTTTAAAATGGAGATTAAACTTggtgttaaatattttcatataatattttaatttcttaggTTCAATCATTTCAGTCtgacatttttctttataaagatCATACATCTTACGTATAGTTAGTCcaggatttaaatattttctgttgGAATTATTTTTTCGTGTATAATGGCTTTGATAAGCAGGAAAACTTTGAATATGGGCAACGATATCGGAATCATCAAGTTTTCGCGAACTAGTTGTAACACGCTTATCCTTACATTGAGAGACATCATCTTTCGAAATACAGCGGTACAACCTCCCATCACTAATTTGAAACGTTTTTaggaaatatttcttacacacTAACTGTGTTTTGTTACtagactttaaaaaaatactgaaaggTCACATTTTTCCCTGCACGTGATTGATCTTTTGAGCGTTTTCTGTTTACTGTAGTTTTCTGAATCAATGCATATAGATACgaattttgtaaagtaaaatcttttaaattccaaaatgagtcaaatatattttgcctTTCATTTACGGTAAATAGTGTAGAACATTTTTTAGGACACCCGCAGTCAACACTTTCGAACTTCTTTTCATTTATTCTTACACCGGTTTTTGTCAAATAATGTTTTCCACTGTTACGTAGCATCTTTCTTTTATTAACTGCCCAATTTTCTATGTTAAGTGACCTTTTCCTAGATCTAGAAGGCCCAGGTTCAAGTTGTAAAGATTTGGTTGGGTTTtttcttcattaaaattatcattattgtcTATATTTGTATCTAAAACAAGTGTGAAATACAAAAGTTTAGTTTAGACATGTCACGCAATACACTAATAAAAtcagaaaacaaaacaatggaacaggaaaaaagaaattaaagtcAACAATTTTTTGTGGGTAGAAAAACAATGAATTAAAACTTACCAGATTCGGAATTACTTTCTTCGGAATTGGGCTGATATTCAGACccagaatcatcaaaattatcTGTATTCATCATGATAAGCaaccaaaacaatttttttgaatattttttcgatATAACGTGTTACAGTAGAAGTGAATCAACGTACTTACTTCACTATTAAAGTGACATGTGATttacttcatttttataatgaatattttgccATCATTGTTccctataaaaacaaatagcgCCATCTATTGCACTATGGTAGATACTATGGAGTTGTTTGACTTTTATAGTGACAGGTATTAATAAATGTGATTTAAtccaacaaaaaaatacatttttttttaaatctggaGTTACACAACTTTTACAATGAGTGACACAAATGTCGACTCGTTTGTTTTTCTGCTCGTCGGTTAACATTCTCGGCACCCAGCGCGCAGACACCTTGTTCATATGCAATTCACTCGCCAAGATTATTTGAATGCTACCATATGAAAGCCCTGTGATCTCAGCTACATGCCTGATGGTCACTCTTCGATCTGCCAATACGATATCTTCGACTTTTTTGACGTTGTCTTCAGTGAGGGACGTGGATGGGCGTCCTTCGCGATGTTCATCTTCTGAGGATGTTCTACCCAACTTAAATTCTTTGGCCCAGCGCGCAACTGTGGAATATGGAGGAGCAGATTCCCCTAGTGTTTCCACCAAGTCGCAGTGTATGTCTTTAGTAGAAATTTTCTTCAAACAAAGGTACTTTATGACAGTTCTTATCTCGTTTTTCTCTATATTGATGAATTATTGTCGACAGTTGCTATTGAAATGATTGTATCTCCAAGGAATGATGAcctattaatatgatttttttatcctGAACTAGTGGGTATATAAAGaaactaaacaatttttttggatttttatgAAGTCTAGAAATACCCTCTTATCATTACTTTTGGATCACCCCTCGTAGCTAGGTGGTTTGGCTAGTGTTTCGACCGTGTTGACCCGCTGCACACTTGCCTCGTCTACGAGGAGAGAAACAGGTGAGTAGCATCAGTTACTGGGACGAAACCGTTGGGAGTTGTGACTCGGAGAAGGGCTTCTAGGTAACTATATACATAGTTGAAGAATTGGTACTGAAATACGCCGTATCCCTATTTCTTACCTAAATACCCCCTAAAGCCCCCGTTCTGTGCCCGACCGAACCGTACTTTTTGCTCaatcttattgtattgtaatctgaaCTGATACGTTTCTGATTTGGTTAAAGTGGTGTAGCAGTGACTTATCTTTATTTCCTTCATTGAGTAATGGAAAGTCCTTCGCGCTTCTTGGATTCAGTTGTTATATATACAGGGTGACTGGTGAATTACTATCGATACCTGAGGACGTGATATTTGACGAtcatatatgacaaaataaaaattaatataacataaatattaataaacttctaAGTAAAGTTAACCaaaagttatgtaattaattacgcaTCGTGTGAACACGCTAGCTGCGTTATCGACACAAAACAgttatgtaggtaggtaggtacattTAGTTATCGCGCGGTAGTTTACCTACATCCaaacgccgcgcgccgccgcatATTAACAGTACCCTGTTAACATGCGACGGCGCGCGGCGTTTACCGGCGGCAGGCTAccttagataaacaaaaatgatccAATTCCCTTCATACTTTAATCCTGGCTTAGGACAGGCAAAAATACCAAGATATTGCATTCGTTTAGGCAACCAATTTATTGACTAGGTAAATGGTGTGAActtgacacaaaaaataataataactgtttaCCTATCTTGGTATTTCCGgcgtatttaaaaatggaatcatacttatttacaacaattgtCAATCATTAAACTACCTATTTACCTACATAACTACACTAACCTTAACAAATGTTCAAAGTGAGCTCCTTCTCGTGTGATACACAGTTCGGCACGTTTACGCATATTGTCTTTCACACGATTTAATACGAATGGGTCACTTTTAATAGTTTCGAAAGCACTagtgatttttaatttcaactccTCTCTGTTGACATACTCTGTAGCATACACAAGACGTTTTACCTCCCCCCATAAATAGAAGTCCAGTGGAGTGAGATCTGGAGAGCGAGCTGGCCATGGCACAGGCCCTCCGCGCCCTATCCATCGATCTCCAAACGTATTGTTTAAGTACTCACTCATAGTGCGCGGGTGCTCCGTCGTGttgataaaataagttttgGAGATTGCTCAGTGGTACATCATCGAGCATGTCATTCACCGCACTGTTTAAAATGTCTAAGTATGACACAGCAATGAGTCTTCCTTCGATGAAATACGGCCCTAacaaacagttatttaaaacatcagCCCACACGTTAACACTAAACCTGTGTTGATAAGCGTCCTGTCGCGTAACGTATGGATTGGAACGACTCCACCAATGTTCATTGTGTACGTTAAAAATACCTAACTTAGTAAACGTAGCTTCGTCCGTGAACAATATGTTTTTGTCAGTGTTTTGCAAAAACCACCGACAAAAATTTATTCGTGGCTCATGATCGTTGGCGCTGAGTTCTTGAATAGGTCGAAAATGATAAGGGTGTAGCCCTTCTTTGTGAAGTAGATTCCACACAGTCCACTGAGATACACCAAATCTTCTAGCAGCCTTTCGAGTACTTGCTACTGGGTTGTTCTCAAAATACTCGAGAATGTCTTCTTGTAGGAAGACAGGTTATGCTGCTCCACCTCGTCCTTGGGCATGTGTTGGAACACGGAACTGTCCGAAGTCTCGTAATCTTTGATTAGCATTTAAGATGACGCTGGCCGTAGGTACTCGACGATTGGGGAACATCTCCCGGTACAAATTGATTGCGCCCGGCAAGCTATCATTTGCACGCGCATACGCACGAACCATGTCCAAGTATTCTGCATTTGTGTATTGATAAGCCATACTTAATTACTAATGGCGGCTCTACACGATGGCGAAGATGTTGGCGAACATTGTGGCAAAGATTTTGGCCGAGAGATTGTGATGGCGTCCACACGTTGGACGGTCGATCAGTTTGTTTCGGTTCGGGCCAATATGCGGACGAAAAAATGGATATTGAGGTTTTGACGGCTGCTgcgatttatttattctctGCATACCGCTACTACGCAGGTGTGTATAAGAGAAGAGTTATTAAAAAGAAGTGGAAAAAAAGAAGCTGGTGGATGTTGTCAATACATAGAAACAGAACAAGGTAACTTTATAATTAGACTAGT from Vanessa cardui chromosome W, ilVanCard2.1, whole genome shotgun sequence carries:
- the LOC124542524 gene encoding histone-lysine N-methyltransferase SETMAR-like, whose product is MNTDNFDDSGSEYQPNSEESNSESDLDPHFDPETKQQSMTWKRASLPTPKKFKVSSSAGKVMVSVFWDAEGIIMVESLEKATITGSYNADQIRRLREAIKQKRRGKLRAGVLFHQDNAPSHKVAVAITAIQESGFEILEHPPYSPDLDPSDFDLFPRLKEHLRGKKFEDNSEVMASVKKFLESQSKDFFLKEFLV